In Clostridium sp. SY8519, one genomic interval encodes:
- a CDS encoding protein-ADP-ribose hydrolase yields MTQNQRLDYLVEELKTDSVQYKDLETPKDTEGKRRILRSLMNIRMPRRMDESVLRIQDDYLKERLRENGIVELSDIPVIRNGLSIWQGDITRLAVDAIVNAANSQMLGCFVPMHTCIDNCIHTFAGVQLRAECSRQMNQLRIKYGKDYEQPTAVPMLTDAYNLPAKKVIHIVGPIVQYKLTPELEKELTDCYLNTLDMCLVNNLRSVAFCCISTGVFHFPNKRAAQIAVSAVDSWLSQHPGAMERVIFNVFKDEDKKYYEELIR; encoded by the coding sequence ATGACACAGAATCAGCGGCTGGATTATCTCGTAGAGGAACTTAAAACAGATTCTGTTCAATATAAAGATTTGGAAACGCCTAAAGACACCGAAGGAAAACGACGCATTCTTCGGTCGCTTATGAACATCCGTATGCCGCGAAGGATGGACGAATCTGTTCTCCGCATTCAAGATGATTATCTGAAAGAGCGACTCCGTGAAAATGGGATCGTGGAGCTTTCGGACATTCCTGTGATACGTAACGGGCTTTCCATCTGGCAGGGTGATATCACAAGGCTAGCTGTGGATGCTATCGTAAACGCTGCGAATTCTCAGATGTTGGGCTGCTTTGTCCCGATGCACACCTGCATTGACAACTGCATTCACACTTTTGCCGGAGTCCAGCTTCGAGCAGAGTGCAGCAGGCAGATGAATCAGCTGAGGATCAAATACGGCAAAGATTATGAGCAGCCGACTGCTGTTCCAATGCTGACGGACGCCTATAATCTTCCTGCGAAAAAGGTAATTCATATCGTAGGCCCGATTGTGCAATACAAGCTGACGCCGGAACTGGAGAAGGAACTGACAGACTGTTACCTGAATACCTTGGATATGTGTCTTGTTAATAATTTGAGAAGCGTGGCATTCTGCTGTATTTCTACAGGCGTATTTCATTTTCCGAACAAGCGGGCAGCTCAGATTGCCGTCAGCGCCGTAGACAGCTGGCTCTCACAACATCCGGGTGCTATGGAAAGGGTGATCTTTAATGTTTTTAAGGACGAGGATAAAAAATACTATGAAGAACTTATACGATGA
- a CDS encoding acyl-CoA dehydrogenase yields the protein MMEELSKESYTFALLAMIENVFIRGMMEGCTPEQIKKYVVPTMKGEKLLALALNEAPGALFFDGYSTKAVRDGDNWIINGNKCFITLGDVTDYYIVIARTGEPVNPLTGEGLVSFIVPADAEGISVGHIEKKVGWKGSHTGTVYFENVKVSDADRTLAPLFVVGANFMGALYAACDLGGAEKCIELTAAFLKGRIQEGGLSVWDAHESIRNKVAELEVKVRVLKMAVYSFLQDFSNGEPNFVGTRI from the coding sequence ATGATGGAAGAGTTGTCCAAAGAAAGCTATACTTTCGCTTTACTGGCAATGATCGAGAATGTGTTCATCAGAGGAATGATGGAAGGCTGCACACCGGAGCAGATCAAGAAGTATGTTGTTCCTACAATGAAAGGAGAGAAACTTTTGGCACTCGCACTGAACGAAGCGCCGGGTGCTCTGTTCTTTGACGGTTATTCAACCAAGGCAGTACGTGACGGAGATAATTGGATCATTAACGGAAATAAGTGCTTCATCACTCTTGGTGATGTAACTGACTATTATATCGTGATCGCAAGAACGGGTGAGCCGGTCAATCCACTGACAGGAGAAGGGCTTGTTTCATTCATAGTTCCTGCTGATGCTGAAGGTATTTCTGTCGGCCACATTGAAAAGAAGGTTGGCTGGAAAGGCAGCCATACAGGAACTGTTTATTTTGAGAATGTCAAGGTATCTGATGCAGACAGAACACTGGCACCGCTCTTTGTTGTCGGAGCAAACTTCATGGGGGCTTTGTATGCTGCATGTGATCTCGGCGGCGCTGAAAAGTGTATCGAGCTGACAGCAGCTTTCCTGAAGGGCAGGATTCAGGAAGGGGGCCTTTCTGTCTGGGACGCACATGAATCAATAAGAAATAAGGTAGCAGAACTCGAAGTCAAGGTAAGAGTTCTCAAAATGGCTGTCTATAGCTTCCTTCAGGACTTTTCCAACGGAGAGCCGAATTTTGTTGGTACTAGAATATAA
- a CDS encoding transposase, whose protein sequence is MMARQHDKQFKLDAVQYYFEHKELGVRGCAQNLGVGYSTLTRWLREFRESGDITVRGSGNYASDEQKEIARLKRELRDAKDALDVLKKAISILGK, encoded by the coding sequence ATGATGGCAAGGCAACATGACAAACAGTTCAAACTGGATGCAGTCCAGTATTATTTCGAACACAAGGAGCTAGGTGTTCGTGGCTGTGCCCAAAATCTCGGTGTAGGTTACAGCACCCTGACAAGATGGCTGAGGGAGTTCCGGGAGTCTGGCGATATTACTGTTCGTGGTTCCGGTAATTACGCCTCCGATGAGCAGAAAGAAATCGCTCGTCTGAAACGTGAACTCCGTGATGCCAAAGATGCACTTGATGTACTAAAAAAAGCAATCAGCATTCTGGGAAAATAA
- a CDS encoding IS3 family transposase has translation MLKYLGVSRSGYRSWLNRTPSDTEKRREYIKRKIQDIYEESKQNYGAPKITKKLRQRGEIISERTVGKCMREMGIKAQWVKPWTITTIDSDLSYELKNLLDE, from the coding sequence ATGCTGAAATACTTAGGCGTTTCACGGTCAGGATATCGTTCCTGGCTGAACCGTACTCCTTCTGATACAGAAAAACGCAGGGAATACATAAAAAGAAAAATACAGGATATTTATGAGGAATCGAAGCAAAACTACGGAGCCCCTAAAATAACAAAAAAACTACGTCAGAGGGGAGAGATCATCTCAGAACGTACCGTTGGAAAATGTATGAGGGAAATGGGGATCAAAGCCCAATGGGTGAAACCATGGACCATCACTACCATAGACTCTGATTTGAGTTACGAACTGAAAAACCTCCTGGATGAATAG
- a CDS encoding helix-turn-helix transcriptional regulator, with the protein MKKRVSYNKLWKLLIDRGLKRTDLKELCGISSASIAKMGKNENMTTGVLAKICTGLQCDVSDIMEMVPEDDASSEKVR; encoded by the coding sequence ATGAAAAAACGAGTAAGTTATAATAAGCTTTGGAAATTGCTGATAGACCGAGGTCTGAAGCGCACTGATTTGAAGGAACTCTGTGGGATAAGTTCGGCATCGATTGCGAAAATGGGTAAAAATGAAAATATGACCACTGGAGTCTTGGCGAAAATCTGTACAGGACTGCAATGCGACGTATCGGATATTATGGAGATGGTGCCAGAAGATGATGCTTCGAGCGAAAAGGTACGGTAA
- a CDS encoding DUF262 domain-containing protein translates to MKTNDRQLTELMKEVDNGAAQLPDFQRGWVWDDGRIRALILSVIHNFPVGAAMFLEYGNESIHFKHKPIEGSPASPETQPDELILDGQQRLTSLYNALYSKNPVHTKTDKGKAIDRYYYLNIEKALDPGADDEEIVFSVPASKQITSDFGRKVDMDLSTRDQEYKLKMFPLNIILDTSEEQNWQNSYFAYHEYNPEVIKEFTELFSKVINPTQQYQMPVILLDKTTPKEAVCQVFENVNTGGVSLTVFELVTAIFAMDDFQLRKDWEDRREKYFSGDLLSKVTATDFLTALTLLSSYKKGGTVSCKKKDVLALTLPEYQKYADDLCEGFTLAEKLLKEERIFSSADLPYSTQMIPLSAICTVLMDDNRIRTTTVKIMVKQWYWCGVFGELYGSANETRYANDIVQVTKWINDGGELPKTVKDFYFNPMRLLGLQSRQSAAYKGVMALILKNHARDFISGAEMDFSTFSNEKIDIHHIFPKDYCIKAGYDRSKWNSVLNKTPLSASSNREIGGYAPSVYLGRLEKKGSVSPEDLDGYVESHWIDHDFLRADDFTNFMVDRARKILKAIEQITGRTISGKDSDEVRQAFGASLD, encoded by the coding sequence ATGAAAACCAACGACAGACAACTAACTGAGCTTATGAAGGAAGTGGATAATGGTGCAGCTCAGCTGCCGGACTTCCAGCGAGGATGGGTGTGGGATGATGGTCGCATCCGCGCGCTGATATTAAGTGTCATCCATAATTTCCCGGTAGGAGCGGCGATGTTTTTAGAATACGGGAACGAGAGCATTCACTTCAAGCATAAGCCGATTGAAGGCTCACCAGCGAGTCCGGAAACACAGCCTGATGAATTGATCCTTGACGGGCAGCAAAGACTTACTTCTTTGTACAATGCCCTCTACAGCAAAAATCCGGTCCATACAAAAACGGACAAGGGAAAAGCGATTGATCGCTACTATTATCTCAATATCGAAAAGGCTCTTGACCCAGGAGCTGATGATGAGGAAATCGTATTTTCTGTTCCTGCCAGCAAGCAGATCACTTCAGATTTTGGACGGAAGGTTGATATGGATCTTTCGACCAGGGATCAGGAATATAAACTGAAGATGTTCCCACTGAATATCATCTTGGACACATCGGAGGAGCAGAATTGGCAGAACAGCTACTTTGCTTATCATGAATATAACCCAGAAGTGATAAAGGAATTTACAGAGCTATTTTCAAAGGTAATCAACCCGACACAGCAGTACCAGATGCCGGTAATACTTTTGGATAAGACCACTCCGAAAGAAGCGGTATGCCAGGTCTTTGAGAATGTCAATACAGGGGGCGTTTCGCTGACGGTGTTCGAACTTGTCACGGCAATCTTTGCCATGGATGACTTTCAGCTAAGAAAAGACTGGGAAGACCGGAGAGAAAAATACTTCTCTGGAGATCTGCTTTCAAAGGTAACAGCAACGGATTTCTTGACTGCTCTTACCCTGCTTTCTTCCTATAAGAAAGGCGGAACCGTAAGCTGTAAAAAGAAGGATGTGCTTGCACTTACGCTTCCAGAGTATCAAAAATATGCGGATGATCTCTGTGAGGGCTTTACACTTGCAGAGAAGTTGCTCAAGGAAGAACGCATATTCTCAAGCGCTGATTTGCCATACAGCACCCAGATGATACCGCTATCCGCTATTTGCACAGTGCTGATGGATGATAATCGGATACGCACAACAACTGTAAAAATCATGGTAAAGCAGTGGTACTGGTGCGGCGTCTTTGGTGAATTATACGGATCGGCAAATGAGACAAGATATGCAAATGATATCGTACAGGTCACGAAGTGGATAAATGATGGTGGAGAACTGCCGAAGACAGTGAAGGACTTCTACTTCAACCCAATGAGACTGCTAGGATTGCAGTCCCGTCAGTCTGCAGCATATAAAGGCGTGATGGCACTGATCTTGAAGAATCATGCCAGAGACTTTATCTCCGGCGCGGAAATGGATTTCTCAACTTTCTCTAATGAGAAGATTGACATTCATCATATATTCCCAAAAGATTACTGTATCAAAGCAGGATACGACAGATCAAAATGGAACAGTGTCCTAAATAAGACTCCACTTTCGGCAAGTAGTAATCGCGAAATCGGAGGGTACGCACCGTCTGTATATTTGGGCAGACTCGAGAAGAAAGGCTCTGTTTCGCCAGAGGATCTCGATGGATATGTGGAATCACACTGGATTGATCACGATTTTCTGCGCGCAGATGATTTCACGAACTTCATGGTTGATAGAGCCAGGAAGATTCTGAAGGCCATCGAGCAGATAACCGGGCGGACAATCTCTGGTAAGGATTCTGACGAAGTGAGACAGGCGTTTGGAGCCAGCCTTGACTAG